Genomic DNA from Halobaculum sp. CBA1158:
GTCGTCGCCCGCGGGCGTCGCGTCGCGTTCGGCGGCGCGGTCCCCCGCGGGCGTCGCGTCGCGTTCGGCGGCGCGGTCCCCCGCGGGCGGGTCGCCGGCGGCTCGATCGCTCGCCGCGTTCCCGGCGGAGCTTCCGGCGGCCTCCGCGATCTCGTCCTCTGAGACGATCTCCGAGCGAGCGTCGGCCTGTGCGCCGTCTTCGCCTTCGACGGCGGAGGAACTCTCGTGATCGCTCGGGGAACGCGTCGGGTCGGGGGGTGTCGATTCGGGGGATGACGAGCCGGAGAGCGACGGGTCGGGTGAACCGGAGTTCGAGAGAGAGGACGGAGTAGTCGTCTCGGAAGAGCTACGGTCGGAATCGAGGTCGGATTCTGAATCGGAACCGGGACCCGAATCCGCGGCTCCCTTCGGGCGGAACTGGAACTTGTTGCCGCCGCAGTCCGGACACCCCGAGAGCATCTCTTTCGACCCGTCGGCGAACGTCCGCCCGCAGTTGGTACACTGGTGGGGCATGGCTACTTCCGGGAGACGAGCGCGCTGATGAGGTCCTCGTCCTTGTGCAGCGTCTCGATCTGATTGGCCGGGCCGATGACGGTGAGCTTCTTCGCGGACTCCTCCTTGCCGAGGAGTCTCCCGACGAGCCCCTGGTTGGCCTGTTGGGTCGACGGGTACGTCTCGATCTCGATGCCGGAGAAGTCGTCGGGGCTGATCTCGGTCATCGTGACCTCGATGAGCTTCGACTCCTCCTCCGGAGACAGGCCGGCCTCGAGGACGACGATGTCGCCGTCGCGGACCGAATCGAGGATCAGCCGGATCTTCTCCATCGAGGTGAGTCCCTCCATGCGCGCGCCGCTGATCAGGTCGATGCGGACGCCGTTGCCGTCGCCGTCGTCGGGTGTGGTCGCCTCGGGCATTATCCGAAGTACTCCGCGATCTTCTCGTACACTTCGTCCATG
This window encodes:
- a CDS encoding DUF2073 domain-containing protein, which produces MPEATTPDDGDGNGVRIDLISGARMEGLTSMEKIRLILDSVRDGDIVVLEAGLSPEEESKLIEVTMTEISPDDFSGIEIETYPSTQQANQGLVGRLLGKEESAKKLTVIGPANQIETLHKDEDLISALVSRK
- a CDS encoding Zn-ribbon domain-containing protein; translated protein: MPHQCTNCGRTFADGSKEMLSGCPDCGGNKFQFRPKGAADSGPGSDSESDLDSDRSSSETTTPSSLSNSGSPDPSLSGSSSPESTPPDPTRSPSDHESSSAVEGEDGAQADARSEIVSEDEIAEAAGSSAGNAASDRAAGDPPAGDRAAERDATPAGDRAAERDATPAGDDPAADTADTGTAAGDDSEEEYDPDLDTLRQKLNDQFESIRIVSPGTYELNLMELYDREEYIISLREDGRYVIEMPEGWDDR